The Anas platyrhynchos isolate ZD024472 breed Pekin duck chromosome 34, IASCAAS_PekinDuck_T2T, whole genome shotgun sequence genome contains a region encoding:
- the LOC119715302 gene encoding tubulin alpha-1A chain — protein MRECISIHVGQAGVQIGNACWELYCLEHGIQPDGQMPSDKTIGGGDDSFNTFFSETGAGKHVPRAVFVDLEPTVIDEVRTGTYRQLFHPEQLITGKEDAANNYARGHYTIGKEIIDLVLDRIRKLADQCTGLQGFLVFHSFGGGTGSGFTSLLMERLSVDYGKKSKLEFSIYPAPQVSTAVVEPYNSILTTHTTLEHSDCAFMVDNEAIYDICRRNLDIERPTYTNLNRLIGQIVSSITASLRFDGALNVDLTEFQTNLVPYPRIHFPLATYAPVISAEKAYHEQLSVAEITNACFEPANQMVKCDPRHGKYMACCLLYRGDVVPKDVNAAIATIKTKRTIQFVDWCPTGFKVGINYQPPTVVPGGDLAKVQRAVCMLSNTTAIAEAWARLDHKFDLMYAKRAFVHWYVGEGMEEGEFSEAREDMAALEKDYEEVGVDSVEGEGEEEGEEY, from the exons ATG CGCGAGTGCATCTCCATCCACGTGGGCCAAGCGGGCGTGCAGATCGGCAATGCGTGCTGGGAGCTGTACTGCCTGGAGCACGGCATCCAGCCCGACGGGCAGATGCCCAGCGACAAGACCATCGGCGGGGGGGACGACTCCTTCAACACCTTCTTCAGCGAGACGGGGGCCGGCAAGCACGTGCCCCGGGCCGTCTTCGTGGACCTGGAGCCCACGGTGATCG ACGAGGTGCGCACGGGGACGTACCGGCAGCTCTTCCACCCCGAGCAGCTGATCACGGGCAAGGAGGATGCGGCCAACAACTACGCGCGGGGGCACTACACCATCGGCAAGGAGATCATCGACCTGGTGCTCGACCGCATCCGCAAGCTG GCTGACCAAtgcacagggctgcagggctTCCTGGTCTTCCACAGCTTCGGGGGTGGCACCGGCTCCGGCTTCACCTCCCTGCTCATGGAGCGCCTCTCGGTCGACTACGGCAAGAAGTCCAAGCTGGAGTTCTCCATCTACCCGGCCCCCCAGGTCTCCACAGCCGTGGTGGAGCCCTACAACTCCATCCTCACCACCCACACCACGCTGGAGCACTCCGACTGCGCCTTCATGGTGGACAACGAGGCCATCTACGACATCTGCCGCAGGAACCTGGACATCGAGAGGCCCACCTACACCAACCTCAACCGGTTGATCGGCCAGATCGTGTCCTCCATCACGGCCTCCCTGCGCTTCGATGGGGCCCTCAACGTTGACCTGACCGAGTTCCAGACCAACCTGGTGCCGTACCCACGCATCCACTTCCCCCTGGCCACCTATGCCCCTGTCATCTCGGCCGAGAAGGCTTACCACGAGCAGCTCTCGGTGGCCGAGATCACCAACGCCTGCTTCGAGCCGGCCAACCAGATGGTGAAGTGCGACCCGCGGCACGGCAAGTACATGGCGTGCTGCCTGCTGTACCGCGGGGACGTGGTGCCCAAGGACGTCAACGCCGCCATCGCCACCATCAAGACCAAGCGCACCATCCAGTTCGTGGACTGGTGCCCGACGGGTTTCAAGGTGGGCATCAACTACCAGCCTCCCACGGTGGTGCCCGGGGGCGACCTGGCCAAGGTGCAGCGTGCTGTGTGCATGCTGAGCAACACCACGGCCATCGCCGAGGCCTGGGCCCGCCTGGACCACAAGTTCGACCTGATGTACGCCAAGCGTGCCTTCGTGCACTGGTACGTGGGGGAGGGCATGGAGGAGGGCGAGTTCTCGGAGGCCAGGGAGGACATGGCTGCCCTGGAGAAGGATTACGAGGAGGTGGGGGTGGACTcggtggaaggggagggagaggaggaaggggaggagtaTTAA